In the genome of Cytophagia bacterium CHB2, the window CCAGCGCTGACAGCACGCCGCCGCCTTCCCAATAATCGCCGGCGCCATGCTCATCGCGCCAAAGCGTGCCACGGCCGCCGGTGAGAGTAAAGCCGGCAAGCACAGACGAGGAATCCTCACGATTAATAAAAAGAACACAACTCGCCGTGTCCGGATGAGCGGGTTTGCTGCCATCGATAATCGTCGCGCGAATCAAAGCAACCTCGCCGGTCAAAACATATTGGCTGGCCACCAGAATTTTTTTGCCTTTGAATTTGATATTTTCAAAATAACTGCCGGGCGCAACCAGCACGGTATCGCCGGCCGCTGCGGCATCAATCGCGGCTTGAATAGTGGCGTATTGCCCGGGGACATGGCGGATGTTCGCATGGCCTGGAATTGCGGTCAACAGCGCCAGGGCCATTCCAACAACAAGGAAAAATCGTCGCATAACCCTCTCCTGACTTGGTTTTGATGAAAGCCGCGGTGCTAAGAATTTTTAGAAAGACAAGCTCGAAAAAATATTGCATCAACCGCCGTGAAAACGGCGCTTGCCGCCAAACAAGCTTTTCAGAACGAGTTTACGCGCATTTTTTTAGCGCGACAACAACTTTGCGATAAGCTGGAGATTATTGCGGCAGGCGGGAGAAAATGCGGGATGATCCGGAAAGCTCAGACGCGATTCTGGAACAGCAACATGAACGATGAGCGATAGTTGCGGCTCAGCGGCAATTGCGCGCCGTCTTTGAGAATGATGAGGGCATCGCCGTGTGACAGCAGTTCCAACTCTTTGATGCGATCAACATTCACAATCGTTGAACGATGCGTACGAACGAAATGAGCCGGATCGAGTTGTTGCTGCAATTCGTTCAAAGTCTCGCGCAAGAGATGTTTCTGCTTTTGTGTATGCAAACAGGCATAGTCGCCTTCAGCGCTGATCCAGTCAATCTCTCCGGCCTTGATCACCACGGCTCGCCCGGCAGTCTTGGCGAGAAATCGCGCCGCGGGTTTGCGCTGATTCTGCCATTCTTGCAACAAAGCAAGAAGATTGTGATTCAGTTGAGGTGGCGCCGGTAGCAGGTTGCGGCGTGCACGCGCAAGCGCCGCTTCAAAACGGTGCGGGTCAACCGGTTTCAAAAGATAATCCACGGCATGCGCATCGAAGGCGCGCACCGCATATTTATCATAAGCCGTGACAAATATGACGGCCGGCAGCGGCTCGGGTTTTATCAGCGAGATCAATTCGAAGCCGTCCATTTCCGGCATTTGCACGTCGAGGAACAGCAGGTCCGGCGCCATGCGTTCGATATCAATGATCGCTGCGAAGCCATCGGCGCACTCGCCGACGATCTCAATATCATGCTCTGCGGCCAGCAGGTGCCGCAGGCCTTCGCGCGCAAGCGGCTCGTCATCGACGATCAGAGTTCGGATTTTGGCCATGGTGCTGTAGTTCCGAAAATGGAATTTCAAGTACGGCGAGGGCGCCGCCGGCAGCGGCGTTCGTCAATTCGAAACGATAGTCTTGCCCATAAAGCTTGCTCAAACGAGCGCGCGTATTATTCAACCCGATGCCCTCACGCCCGGTGTCTGCGGGCGTTTGCGCCAGTCCGCAGCCGTTATCACTCACTTCGAGATTAAGTTTGCCGTTGTTGCGTTGCGCAGAAATGCGCAACACCGCCGGGCCGCGCTGCTCGTTGACGCCATGACGAATCGCATTCTCGATGAGAGGCTGCAAAATCAGATTGGGAATTTGCGCGGCCAGTGTTTGCTCGGCAATGTTCATCTGCACAGTCAAGCGCTCGCCGAAGCGCATGCGTTCGATTTGCAAATAACGATCGAGAAAGTCGAGTTCTTCCTTAAGCGATACAAAAGTTGACCCGGCATTATCCAACGCCAGACGCAAAAGCTCGCTCAACCGGCCAAGCATTTGGCGCGCCCGGACCGGATCTTTTTGGATTAAAACGGAAATCGCGTTGAGCGTATTGAAAAGAAAATGCGGGTTGAGTTGCATACGCAATGCCTGCAATTGCGCCTGGGCAAGCTGCCCCTCGAGCTGCGCCGCGCGCATGGCTTTTTCTTGAAAGCGCTGGTAATACTCGAAAAGGTATGCGATCGCGAGGATCATCCAATACAGCAGAATGCCGTAATCCAAAAACGTCATCATGCGCTGCAGCCAGGCCTCCCAGGTGAAGGAGGCACCTGCGGTCTGCACGCGATAATAAATCATGGCAAGTCCGTGCCCGGCTTTATGCAATATGGCAATCAAAATGCCGGCGGGAATATGAACGGCCAGGCTCTTCACCAATTGACCTTGCTCGAAACGAAATCTCTGGCCCAACTTGAGAACGAGCGGGGTCAACCCAGCCCAAATATAAGCATACACCATTTCACTAAACAGCGCCTGCTGCCAGGACATGCCCTCGCCAAAACGCAGCGAGACAAAATAAACCTGTGCGGTCATAAACAAACCGAACAAGGTCCAGGCGCTGAAAACGATGCGCCAAAATTGACGGACAGGCATCATAAAAACTCACTCCCTTTTCCAGCAGGATAGGCCTTTGCGGCCGCGGCCTGAATGATTTGAGGCGGTTTGCTGAATATGCTCGTGTTGCTTTGTGCGTAAATCGAGCTTACGCCGATGATCAACAACG includes:
- a CDS encoding response regulator, giving the protein MAKIRTLIVDDEPLAREGLRHLLAAEHDIEIVGECADGFAAIIDIERMAPDLLFLDVQMPEMDGFELISLIKPEPLPAVIFVTAYDKYAVRAFDAHAVDYLLKPVDPHRFEAALARARRNLLPAPPQLNHNLLALLQEWQNQRKPAARFLAKTAGRAVVIKAGEIDWISAEGDYACLHTQKQKHLLRETLNELQQQLDPAHFVRTHRSTIVNVDRIKELELLSHGDALIILKDGAQLPLSRNYRSSFMLLFQNRV
- a CDS encoding sensor histidine kinase; amino-acid sequence: MMPVRQFWRIVFSAWTLFGLFMTAQVYFVSLRFGEGMSWQQALFSEMVYAYIWAGLTPLVLKLGQRFRFEQGQLVKSLAVHIPAGILIAILHKAGHGLAMIYYRVQTAGASFTWEAWLQRMMTFLDYGILLYWMILAIAYLFEYYQRFQEKAMRAAQLEGQLAQAQLQALRMQLNPHFLFNTLNAISVLIQKDPVRARQMLGRLSELLRLALDNAGSTFVSLKEELDFLDRYLQIERMRFGERLTVQMNIAEQTLAAQIPNLILQPLIENAIRHGVNEQRGPAVLRISAQRNNGKLNLEVSDNGCGLAQTPADTGREGIGLNNTRARLSKLYGQDYRFELTNAAAGGALAVLEIPFSELQHHGQNPNSDRR